One Stigmatopora nigra isolate UIUO_SnigA chromosome 1, RoL_Snig_1.1, whole genome shotgun sequence DNA segment encodes these proteins:
- the LOC144200254 gene encoding muscleblind-like protein 2a isoform X1, producing the protein MLAHQMQFVIPGGAAVQPVTFPVGQGLTLGSGGALSYAPYLTPMSHGVGLMPADILPGSPVVVPGSPPSSSPATKLLRSDKLEVCREFQRGNCVRGESECRFAHPCAHDSPAVDSGDNTVTVCMDSVKSRCSRDKCKYFHPPAHLQAKIKAAQHQANNLVGPSPVAFPHCALQPLAKRAALDKSNSGSGTLFNPAVLHYQQALGSAQPAFFPTGSVLCMTPASSLVPMMYSAATPAPPTPPAVSAAASPSAAQASQIILK; encoded by the exons ATGTTGGCTCATCAGATGCAGTTCGTGATTCCAGGCGGCGCCGCCGTGCAACCCGTG ACGTTCCCGGTGGGCCAGGGGCTGACCTTGGGCTCCGGCGGCGCTTTGAGCTACGCCCCTTACCTGACCCCCATGTCGCACGGCGTGGGTTTGATGCCGGCGGACATCTTGCCCGGCTCCCCCGTGGTGGTCCCGGGTAGCCCCCCGTCCTCCTCCCCCGCCACAAAACTGCTACGGAGCGACAAACTGGAG GTTTGCCGCGAGTTCCAGCGGGGGAACTGCGTCCGTGGCGAGAGCGAGTGCCGCTTCGCCCACCCGTGCGCCCACGACAGCCCCGCCGTGGACAGCGGCGACAACACGGTGACGGTGTGCATGGATTCGGTGAAGAGCCGCTGCTCCCGCGACAAGTGCAAGTACTTCCACCCGCCGGCACACCTGCAGGCCAAGATCAAGGCCGCCCAACACCAGGCTAATAACCTCGTCGGCCCGTCGCCAGTG GCATTCCCCCACTGCGCTCTACAACCGCTGGCCAAGAGGGCGGCGCTAGACAAGAGCAACAGCGGCTCTGGCACCCTCTTCAACCCGGCCGTCTTGCACTACCAGCAAGCCCTGGGCTCCGCTCAGCCCGCTTTCTTCCCCACGG GATCAGTCCTGTGCATGACGCCCGCTAGCAGTCTCG TGCCAATGATGTACAGCGCTGCCACACCAGCCCCGCCCACTCCCCCCGCCGTCTCCGCAGCCGCATCTCCATCCGCCGCCCAAGCCAGTCAG ATCATCCTGAAGTGA
- the mrpl39 gene encoding large ribosomal subunit protein mL39 yields MLLKAACRQLQRRLRSTAAAATSATGRVDALVQRNAVFSREASRQRALYPRVEKIEVSMQGPGLDGTLLIMNKGMSTPHSCARHLTEHHVTNSVLALLDGEEAWPLHMPLTRSCSLTLLTFKDNDPTLVNQAYWRSCAALLAQVLETSFKDHLAVELLGTPETPVSSGAFICDLVLDSQLDSWTPSEESLRSLTRGAHQLIFQDLPWEPLEVDPSVALEVFSHSRSQQEAVEEKAARNPKGTVTLYRCGDYVHLSNGPLVSRTGLCFQYEVTAIHNVRGGPEGLQRRRAQGVSLPSQLEAHHTVWRKLRRRAEKPVEVPPPEEWTPPPVSDLTPPPSSSNADDLSNQNKSD; encoded by the exons ATGTTATTGAAGGCAGCATGTCGACAGCTCCAACGCC GTTTGAGgtcaacggcggcggcggccacgtCGGCGACGGGGCGCGTGGACGCTCTGGTCCAGCGTAACGCTGTGTTCTCCCGAGAAGCGTCCAGGCAACGGGCCCTGTACCCCCGCGTGGAAAAGATCGAGGTGTCCATGCAAGGTCCCGGTCTGGACGGGACGCTTCTCATTATGAATAAAGGAATGTCCACGCCGCACAGTTGCGCCAGAC ATCTGACGGAACATCACGTGACCAACTCTGTTTTGGCCCTATTGGATGGAGAAGAGGCGTGGCCACTCCACATGCCGCTCACGCGTTCCTGCTCGCTGACTTTGTTGACGTTTAAAGACAACGACCCCACGTTGGTCAACCAG GCGTATTGGCGTTCTTGCGCCGCCCTGCTGGCTCAAGTATTGGAGACGTCGTTTAAGGACCATTTGGCGGTGGAGTTGCTCGGCACCCCCGAGACGCCGG TTTCTTCTGGAGCGTTTATTTGCGACTTGGTTCTGGACTCTCAACTGGATTCTTGGACTCCTTCCGAG GAATCCTTGCGTTCTCTGACTAGAGGAGCCCACCAGCTCATATTCCAGGATTTACCTTGGGAGCCCTTGGAGGTGGACCCCTCTGTGGCCCTCGAGGTCTTTTCACACAGCAGGTCTCAACAGGAAGCCGTGGAGGAAAAGGCGGCGCGGAATCCCAAAGGAACCGTGACGCTTTACAG ATGTGGCGACTACGTTCACCTAAGCAATGGCCCCCTAGTGTCCAGGACGGGCCTTTGCTTCCAATACGAAGTCACCGCCATCCACAACGTGCGCGGGGGGCCCGAAGGACTCCAACGCCGCCGCGCTCAGGGCGTCTCGCTGCCTTCCCAACtggag GCGCACCACACGGTGTGGAGGAAACTGCGGCGGCGCGCGGAGAAACcg GTGGAAGTCCCGCCCCCGGAGGAATGGACTCCGCCCCCCGTTTCCGATTTGACGCCACCCCCAAGCAGCTCGAACGCCGACGATCtttcaaaccaaaataaaagcgattaa
- the LOC144202705 gene encoding ras-related protein Rap-2a-like, with the protein MREYKVVVLGSGGVGKSALTVQFVTGTFIEKYDPTIEDFYRKEIEVDSSPSVLEILDTAGTEQFASMRDLYIRNGQGFILVYSLVNHQSFQDIKPMRDQIIRVKRYQQVPVVLVGNKVDLEAEREVSPEEGQALAEDWNCPFMETSAKSKEMVDQLFTEIVRQMDFCPLPDRRQTCCSTCSVQ; encoded by the exons ATGAGGGAGTACAAGGTGGTTGTCCTGGGGAGCGGCGGCGTGGGAAAGTCGGCCCTCACCGTACAGTTTGTCACCGGAACCTTCATCGAGAAGTACGACCCGACCATTGAGGATTTTTACCGGAAGGAAATTGAAGTGGACTCGTCCCCGTCGGTGCTGGAGATTTTGGATACGGCTGGAACCGAGCAGTTCGCCTCTATGCGGGACTTGTATATCCGCAATGGCCAGGGTTTTATCCTGGTTTACAGTCTGGTCAACCATCAGAGTTTTCAGGATATTAAGCCAATGAGGGACCAGATCATCAGGGTCAAGAG GTACCAACAAGTCCCGGTGGTACTGGTGGGCAACAAAGTGGACCTGGAGGCGGAACGGGAAGTGTCCCCCGAGGAAGGCCAGGCATTGGCCGAGGACTGGAACTGTCCCTTCATGGAGACCTCCGCCAAAAGCAAGGAAATGGTGGACCAACTCTTTACGGAAATCGTACGCCAGATGGACTTTTGCCCGCTCCCTGACCGCCGACAAACCTGCTGCAGTACCTGCAGCGTCCAATAG
- the LOC144200254 gene encoding muscleblind-like protein 2a isoform X2 — protein MALSVTSIRDTKWLTLEVCRQFQRGTCSRPDDECKFAHPSKSCQVENGRVIACFDSLKGRCSRENCKYLHPPAHLKTQLEINGRNNLLQQKTAAAMLAHQMQFVIPGGAAVQPVTFPVGQGLTLGSGGALSYAPYLTPMSHGVGLMPADILPGSPVVVPGSPPSSSPATKLLRSDKLEVCREFQRGNCVRGESECRFAHPCAHDSPAVDSGDNTVTVCMDSVKSRCSRDKCKYFHPPAHLQAKIKAAQHQANNLVGPSPVSAQAMKRPPEAAVDLAFPHCALQPLAKRAALDKSNSGSGTLFNPAVLHYQQALGSAQPAFFPTGSVLCMTPASSLVPMMYSAATPAPPTPPAVSAAASPSAAQASQIILK, from the exons ATGGCTCTGAGTGTCACCTCGATCcgtgacacaaaatggctgacCCTGGAAGTGTGCCGACAGTTCCAGAGGGGAACGTGTTCGCGTCCCGACGACGAATGCAAATTCGCACACCCTTCCAAAAGCTGCCAAGTGGAAAACGGACGAGTCATTGCCTGTTTTGACTCCTTGAAG GGCCGCTGTTCGCGAGAGAACTGCAAATACCTGCACCCGCCGGCGCATCTGAAAACCCAGCTGGAGATCAACGGTCGCAACAACCTCCTCCAGCAGAAGACGGCGGCCGCCATGTTGGCTCATCAGATGCAGTTCGTGATTCCAGGCGGCGCCGCCGTGCAACCCGTG ACGTTCCCGGTGGGCCAGGGGCTGACCTTGGGCTCCGGCGGCGCTTTGAGCTACGCCCCTTACCTGACCCCCATGTCGCACGGCGTGGGTTTGATGCCGGCGGACATCTTGCCCGGCTCCCCCGTGGTGGTCCCGGGTAGCCCCCCGTCCTCCTCCCCCGCCACAAAACTGCTACGGAGCGACAAACTGGAG GTTTGCCGCGAGTTCCAGCGGGGGAACTGCGTCCGTGGCGAGAGCGAGTGCCGCTTCGCCCACCCGTGCGCCCACGACAGCCCCGCCGTGGACAGCGGCGACAACACGGTGACGGTGTGCATGGATTCGGTGAAGAGCCGCTGCTCCCGCGACAAGTGCAAGTACTTCCACCCGCCGGCACACCTGCAGGCCAAGATCAAGGCCGCCCAACACCAGGCTAATAACCTCGTCGGCCCGTCGCCAGTG AGCGCCCAAGCAATGAAGCGACCCCCAGAGGCAGCCGTAGACCTG GCATTCCCCCACTGCGCTCTACAACCGCTGGCCAAGAGGGCGGCGCTAGACAAGAGCAACAGCGGCTCTGGCACCCTCTTCAACCCGGCCGTCTTGCACTACCAGCAAGCCCTGGGCTCCGCTCAGCCCGCTTTCTTCCCCACGG GATCAGTCCTGTGCATGACGCCCGCTAGCAGTCTCG TGCCAATGATGTACAGCGCTGCCACACCAGCCCCGCCCACTCCCCCCGCCGTCTCCGCAGCCGCATCTCCATCCGCCGCCCAAGCCAGTCAG ATCATCCTGAAGTGA